The genomic region TTGTGCCTATCATGGACATCAGGAAGCTGCCGGCAATGGCGTTCAGTAACCCACCTTGACTGCCGGGGGGCGGCGTGTTCTTGGTGAACATGTCCATGCTCACGCCATGCAGGCCGTAACTTAAAAGGGTCCATAAAATCCAGCCCAAAGCCATCAGCCCTAGCAGCATGGACATAGCGGCGATAAGCAAATTGAACTGGTTGATCAGGCGGCGACGATTATAAATGGATAACATATTTCCTAGCCCTTTTTGCCTTCCTGTTTGCTCAGCTGGAGCAGCAGTAGCTTGGAGATGGTTAAAACAACGAAGGTGATGAAGAACAGGATCAGACCCAGTTCGATCAGCGAGGAGGTGTACAGGACCCCGTCAGCTTCGGTAAATTCGTTGGCCAGCGCCGACGATATGCTGTTGCCCGGCATCATCAGGGATTTGCTCAACTGGTGTGCGTTACCGATGACAAAGGTTACCGCCATGGTTTCACCTAAGGCACGGCCAAGACCCAGCATGATACTGCCTACTACGCCAATTTTGGTATAGGGCAGAACGACATAGCGCACGACTTCCCATGTGGTGGCACCAAGGCCGTAGGCAGACTCCTTCAATAACGGCGGCACGATTTCAAACACGTCGCGCATTACCGAGGCTATGAACGGGATTACCATGATGGCCAGTATGAGCCCTGCGGTTAACATGCCTATCCCCATCGGGACGCCCTGGAACAAGAAACCGAAAACGGGCAGCGGGCCTAATGTGTCGATTAACCAGGGCTGCACATGTTCTGCGAACATGGGGGCGAATACGAACAGGCCCCACATGCCATAAATGATGCTGGGGATGCCCGCGAGCAGTTCGATAGCGATGCCCAGAGGGCGTTTAAGCCAGTTCGGAGAAAGTTCAGTCAGGAACAGAGCGATGCCGAAGCTGATTGGCACGCCTATCAGCAGTGCGATAATCGAGGTTGCGATAGTGCCGGTTATGGGCACCAGGGCGCCAAATTTGTCTGTTACCGGGTTCCAGTCATCGCTGGTCAGGAATCCGAAGCCGAAGGCCTTGATGGACGGCATGCTGCCGACTATCAGTGAAATAATGATGCTTAACAGTAATGCCAGGACAATAAAAGCAAACAGGCGTGTCGCATTGCGAAACAGCGCGTCTTCTATAATAAAACGTTTGGTACGGCGATCAGATATTGATTTATTCATAGCGTAGTATGCATTGCAAGACTAAGGGGGAGATTGCGCTCCCCCTTAGTCTGGTTTGGTTACAAAAACACAGCCAACTTATGCAAATTTTACCAAACTGCTTTACCGCTAGTATCTTTTATCTCGTTCTTCCAAGATTTGGCAATAAGTTTGACCAGGCTGTCAGGCAGAGGAACATAATCCAGATCAGACGCCATTTTATCGCCGTTTGCGTAAGACCAGTCAAAGAATTTTAAAACTTCTTTGGCATTGGCCGGTTTCTCCTGCGCTTTGTGCATCAGAATGAAGGTGGCGCCAGTGATTGGCCAGCTCATTTTGCCAGGTTCGTCAGTCAGGATTTCGTAGAAGCCGGGAGCGTGCTCCCAGTCTGCGCCAGCAGCTGCGGATTGGAATGTGGTGTCATCAGGGGCTACAAAATGGCCTTCCTTGTTTTGCATCAGGGTGTAGGTCATTTTGTTTTGTTTGGCATAAGCGTATTCAACATAGCCGATGGAGCCCTTGATGCGTTGTACAAAGGAAGCTACGCCTTCGTTACCTTTGCCGCCTACACCGGCTGGCCATGCCACGGAAGTGTCGTTACCCACTTTTTCTTTCCATTCGGGGCTGACTTTGGCCAGGTAGTTGGTGAAAATGAAAGTGGTGCCGGAACCGTCCGAACGATGCACAACTGTGATCGGGGTGGCTGGCAATTTAACGGTCTTG from Sulfuriferula sp. AH1 harbors:
- the pstC gene encoding phosphate ABC transporter permease subunit PstC; protein product: MNKSISDRRTKRFIIEDALFRNATRLFAFIVLALLLSIIISLIVGSMPSIKAFGFGFLTSDDWNPVTDKFGALVPITGTIATSIIALLIGVPISFGIALFLTELSPNWLKRPLGIAIELLAGIPSIIYGMWGLFVFAPMFAEHVQPWLIDTLGPLPVFGFLFQGVPMGIGMLTAGLILAIMVIPFIASVMRDVFEIVPPLLKESAYGLGATTWEVVRYVVLPYTKIGVVGSIMLGLGRALGETMAVTFVIGNAHQLSKSLMMPGNSISSALANEFTEADGVLYTSSLIELGLILFFITFVVLTISKLLLLQLSKQEGKKG
- the pstS gene encoding phosphate ABC transporter substrate-binding protein PstS, with product MQTTTRNLATILLLSAGWAFAANSQAAEITGAGATFPYPIYAKWAEAYKAKSGVSLNYQSIGSGGGIKQINAKTVDFGASDMPLKADVLAKGGLMQFPTVIGGVVPVMNVEGIAPGQIHLTGKVLAEIYMGKILTWNDPAIAALNKTVKLPATPITVVHRSDGSGTTFIFTNYLAKVSPEWKEKVGNDTSVAWPAGVGGKGNEGVASFVQRIKGSIGYVEYAYAKQNKMTYTLMQNKEGHFVAPDDTTFQSAAAGADWEHAPGFYEILTDEPGKMSWPITGATFILMHKAQEKPANAKEVLKFFDWSYANGDKMASDLDYVPLPDSLVKLIAKSWKNEIKDTSGKAVW